From the genome of Nocardia mangyaensis:
CCGCACGACCCGACCTCGAGGAGGGTCCGCCGACGCAGTCGGCGGTTCGCGCCCGTCCCGCCGATCAGGCGCCGTCTCATACGCGACGAAGGAGCAAGAAACGGCGCCTGATCGGCGGGACCGCCGGGGGCGCGAACTCGAGCGCGCCAGCGCTCCAACGACACAGCTAAGCTGGCGGAGTGTCTCCTCCGGCCGATCGCGCGAACAGTCGACGCCGCCAGCCGCGGCGGCGCGGTTCGGCGAACAATGCCGGTACACCGCGGATGCGGACCGTGCGGGAGACCTCGGCGGGTGGTTTGGTCGTCGACGGGCTCGACGGGCCGCGTGAGCTGCGCTGCGCCGCGCTGATCGGGCGGACCGATCGCCGGGGTCGTCTGCTGTGGTCGCTGCCCAAGGGGCACATCGAAGCGGGGGAGACTTCCGAGCAGACCGCGATGCGCGAGGTCGCCGAGGAGACCGGGATCACCGGCGAGGTGGTCGCCGAACTGGGCAGCATCGACTACTGGTTCGTGACCGAGGGCAGGCGGGTACACAAGACCGTGCACCACTTCCTGCTGCGCTCACTGGGCGGTGAACTGTCCGACGCCGACGTGGAGGTCACCCAGGTTGCGTGGGTTCCATTGAGCGAGTTGGATTCCCGATTGGCTTACGCCGACGAACGGCGGTTGGCCGAAGTGGCGAACCGATTGATCGACCGGATGGAGACCGGCAAGCGATGACGGGTGGACTGTTCCGGCTGATCACGGCGGTCCTGACCATCTTGGGTTCGGTGTCGCTCCTGCCCGCGGTCGCGGACGCGCAGCCGAACGGGTCGGGCAGCACGACACCGAAGTTCCTCAAGCTGACCATGGACGCGGTGTCGCCGGGCACCGTCACCACCGACAGCGATCCGATGCTGACGGTCTCGGGCACGGTCACCAACATCGGTGATCGCGTCGTCGACGACGTGAGCGTGCGCATTCAGCGCGCCGCGGCGGTGACCGCACCGAGCGGGTTGCGCAGTTCGCTGCTGCTCGATCAGGTGAACTACGAGGTCACCGGGCCGTTCCAGGATGTCGCGGAGCGGTTGAGTCCTGGTCAGCGCAAGCAGTTCTCGGTGAGCATCGCGTTGCGTGACGGGACCGGTACCGCCTCGCTCGGGCTGACCGATCCCGGGGTGTATCCGCTGCTGCTCAATGTCAACGGCGAACCCGCCTATGGGACCCAGGCCCGACTCGACGACGCCCGCTTCCTGCTGCCGGTGCTCGGTCTGCCACCGGCCGGCGGTGATGCCGCCGGTGCCGCGGCGCTGCCGGTCGCCGCGCCGCCGGAGGCCACGCCGGTGGCGACCACGCTGGTCTGGCCGCTGGCCGACCGGCCGCGGATGGTGGCGGGCGAACCGGGGTCGGTGAACGGGCAGCCGGAACTGCTCGACGACGAGCTGGCGGTCTCGCTCGGCAAGGGCGGGCGGCTCGAGCAGCTGGTGGCCGCGCTGGAGTCGGTGGTGCCCGTGCCGGGCCAGGACCAGGGCGTGGCGGGGTCGGTGTGTATCGCCATCGATCCGGACCTGGTGTCGACCGTGCAGACCATGACCCGCGGGTATCGGGTGCTGGCGAGCCCGTCGGATCCGAGCGGGGCGACTCGCGAGGGGACCGGCGCGGAGAACGCGCAGGCCTGGCTGGACCGGTTGCGTGCGCTGGCCTCGTCGATGTGCACGGTGGCGTTGCCGTTCGCGCAGGTCGACCTGTCGGCGGTGGCCGCGGTCAACGATCCCGGCCTGTCCGCGCGGGCGCTGCTGGCGCCCGCCGACGTGGTGGACTCGATTCTGGGCACCCGGTCGCTGCGCGGGGTGAGCCTGCCCGATTCCGGCAGCATCGATGAACCCGCCGGCCATCTGCTGCGCCGGCACGGGTACGAGACGGCGGTGCTGGCCGCTTCGGCGGTGTCGGCCGACGGCGCACCCGCCGATTTCGACACCGCGCTGAGCTCGGCGCCCGCCTTGCTCGAGCCCGGTGCCGTGGTGGGCGGCGAACAGGCCGCGCCGGATGTCGTGCGGGTACCCGCGGTGAGCCTGGAACCACAGTCCTCCACCCCGCCGGTCGATCCGGCGCTGCGTGTGACCACCTTCGACATCTGGTCGGCGACCGCGCTGGCCGCGGTGGGGTCGAATCCGCCGACGCCGTCGTTCACGCCCTCGAAGGTGCGATTCGACGTCGCCAACGACTCGCGGCCCGCCCGGCTGCAGGACGCGCTCGGCGCGATGTCGTGGACCGCGCTCAACCCGGGGCCGGACCGGCCGCGCTCACAGCTGCTGATGCCGCCCCAGCAGTGGGGCGCCAATCGGGAAGAGGGCATCGCGCTGCTCGAGCAGATCGAGCTGCTCACCCGCCACAATCTGGCCGCGCCGCGCGCCTTCGCCGATCTGGTCGCCCAGGCGCCGGACCCGCGGCCGTTCGCTCTCGAGTATCTGCCGAGGGCCGCCCAGGACGCGGCACCGCCGCAGTACGTGGCGCCGATCCAGGCCCAGGGCGCGCGCGTGAGCGAGCTGCTGCGCGCACTGGTGGAAATACCCGAATCCGAACTCACCCCGCTGGCCTTCCTCACCCCCGCTCGCGAGGACCTGTTGCGCGCGCTGAGCCTGTCCGATCGCCGCGCCGAGGACAACACACTGGCCGACCTGCACGCCCAGCGCCGCATCGATCAGGTCACCGACGAGCTCGACACGATGTTCGCCTCGGTGTCGGTACTACCGCCGGGCGGGGTCTACACGCTGGCCTCCGAACAGAGCCCGTTGCTGTTGGTAGCTCGCAATGAACTGCCGGTCGCGATCCGGGTGACCTTCCGAATCGAGGTACCCGCCGAGACGAAGATCACCGACATCGGCGAACAGCTGCTTCCGCCGTCCGGGACCAGGTCGTTCCAGATCCCGACGGAGGTGAGCGACAGCCGTAAGCTGGTGATTCCGATTGCCCTTACCACTCCGGAGGGGATCGCGCTAGGGGAGGCGACCTCGGTCTCGGTGCGGTCGAATGCCTACGGTCAGGCCTTGGCCATAATTACCGCATGTGCCGCGATACTGCTGTTGCTGTTGGCCGGGCGCCGACTGTGGCGGCGCTTCCGTGGCCAACCCGATCCCGCCGACGAAGGGTTCGATCCGGAGACGCAACGGCGGGCGAGTCGATTGCGGCGCGCCCGTCAGCGACTGCAGCGGCAGTGAACGCCCACGCCTGACAGGCGGGCGAGGCACCATGGCAGACAGGGACGAGAGTGGCACGGGTGGGCGAAACGCTCATCGGACCGGCGGGATTCGCGGGTTGCGCCGGGTACAGGAGGCATGATGGGCGACGATGATTCCGCTCATCGGCGAGACCACGACGATCGTGGCGACGGACCGGACCAGCGCCGGATCCCCGCCGCGCCGTGGGAACGTGGAATGACGCCCGGACGCGGTGGAGACGATGACGAGACCTCAGGAGCAGTGCCGAGAGTCGATCGTCCGCTGTCGCCGCGAACTGGCCTGCCCAGCGGGCTCGAGCCTCCGGTAACCCCTGGTCAACCCTCATTCGATCCCGAGCAGACCATCGCCTCCTATCGACCACTGCCCAGCGATTCCGCCGTCGACCGACCCCGCGCGCCTCGGCACCCCGATGACGAGCTCACCCTTCGTTCCCGCCCCGGCGACCAGGGTGTACCGCGCTACCCCGACGACCGGGCCGGCCGTCCCGATGTGCCGGCTGTCGACCGGTACGGAGTGCCGCCGCGTGCCGAGGATCGGTTGGCGCCGCCCGGAACATCTGGACCCGCCGAACCCGGGCCCGCGCCCCGACTCGGCGACCCGCGCGTCGGGCATCGACCTGCTGATCCCGGCGTCGACCAGCGGCCCGATGATCGCCGGGTTCCGCCCGCTCGGCCCGGAGCGGGGGTTCCGGGGCAGCCTGGACGTCGGCCCGGCCCGGAGCACGACGGTGGACCGCGGTCGGCCGGATATCGCTCCCCCGATGTGCGGCCCCAGCAGGGTGAGCCCGGGCACGCCCCGAATCCGCGTGCGTCGGTAGAGCCGCCGCGTGTCCAGCGGCCCGGTGTCGCCCCTCGGTCCGGTGAGTTCCCGCAGCAACGCCCCGGCCCCGGACAGTCGGGTGAGTTCCCACTCCAGCAGCGCCCCGGTCCTGGGCCCGCCCCTCGGTCCGGTGAGTTCCCGCAGCAACGCCCCGGCCCCGGACAGTCGGGTGAGTTCCCACTCCAGCAGCGCCCCGGTCCTGGGCCCGCCCGTCGGTCCGGTGAGCCCCCGCAGCAACGCCCCGGTCCGACCGGTCAGCCCGGTGAATTCCCGCAGCAGCGCCCGGCTCCCGATCGCACCGGTCCACCCGGCGAATCCGCACAACAGCGCCCGGGTCGACCGGGGGAGCCCATCCAGCAGCGCCCAGGTCGCCCTGGCGAGCGACCGCCGGGCGGTTCCGGGCTGCCGGGCGAACAACCACCTCAGCTGCGTCGCGGCCCGGTGGGCCCGAACGGTGAACCCGCACAGCAACGTCCAGGCACCCGCCGACCCGGAGAGCCGCCGCAGCAGTCCCGATCCGGCGAGTTCCCGCGCCAGCATCGCCCCGGTCCCGGCGGCCAGCCCGAGCAACCCCGATCCGGCGAGTTCCCGCGGCAACAGCGTCCCGGCGGACCGGGCGAACCCCCACCGCCGCATCGTGGCCCCGCCGCCGATCCGCGCTCGGGTGAATTCCCGCGGCAGCGACCCGGCGCGGCCGCCCGCTCGGGTGAGTTCCCGTTGCAGCAGCGACCGGGTGCGCAGTCCGGGGCGATCCCGCGACAGGCGCGGCCGGACCTCGACGGTGACGAACGGACGCGCCGCTTCGGCGATCACCCCGGCGCGCAACGGCCGCCCGCCGGGGGCGAGCGTCGGCCCGGTGGCCACCCCGACGCCCCCGGTTCGCGCCGCGACGAGCAGCCAGGTCGGCGATCCACCCCGCCGCGGCCCAGCTATCCGGGTATGCCGGGGACACCGGTCGGCACGTCGGCCGATGCGGGGCGACCCGGTGGTGAACACAACGATCGGGGTCGTTCGCCGGCCGGTCGACAGCCCATCCCCGGTTCTTCGGAGCGGACCCAGGTCATCGCCCGGCCCGAGCCGGTGACGGTGGAGAAGGCGGACAAGGCCGAGACCCCGCAGAGCGCCAACGCGAAACTGCTCAAGGATTCCGGGTCGATCGCGTTCGCGACGCTGATCAGCCGGATCACCGGGTTCGCCAAGCAGCTGTTGCTGCTGACAGTGCTCGGTCCGGCCATCGCCAGCGCGTTCATCTCGGCGAACCTGATTCCCAACATGATCGCCGAGCTGGTGCTCGGCGCCGTGCTCACCGCCATCGTGGTGCCCACGCTGATCCGCGCCGAACAGGAGGACGCCGACGGCGGCGTCGCGTTCGTGCGCAGATTGGTGACCGCGGCCTTCACGGTGCTGTTCGCCGCGACGGTGCTCACCGCGGCGGCGACTCCGATCCTGGCCACCCAGGTGTTCGTCGCCTCCGACGGCAAGGTGAACACCCAGCTCACGATGGCGCTGACCTATCTGCTGGTGCCCGCGATCTTCTTCTACGGCGCCTCGGCGCTGTTCACCGCCATCCTGAACACCAGGCAGGCGTTCAAGCCCGGCGCATGGGCGCCGGTGCTGAACAACGTGGTCATGCTGGTCGTACTGGCCGTCTACGCGCTCACCCCGGGCGAGATCAGCCTCGATCCGGTGAAGATGGGCGACACGAAACTGCTGGTCCTCGGCATCGGTGTCACCGCCGGTGTCGCCGCCCAGGCCCTGTGCCTGCTGCCCGCGATCCGCAGGCACGGCATCAATCTGCGTCCCCTGTGGGGCATCGACGCCCGGCTCAAGCAGTTCGGCAAGATGGCCGCGGCGATCATCCTCTACGTGCTGATCAGCCAGATCGGCATGACCGTCGCCAACCACATCGCCTCCGCCGCCGACGAGGCCGGACCGGCGATCTACACCAACGCGTGGCTGTTGCTGCAGCTGCCCTACGGCGTGCTCGGCGTCACCCTGCTGACCGCGATCATGCCGCGCCTGAGCCGCAACGCCGCCAACGACGACACTCCTGCCGTCGTCGACGACCTGTCCGTGGCCACCCGCCTCACCATGATCGCGCTGATCCCGGTGGTCACCTTCCTGACCGTCGCGGGCCCGTCGATCGGCGAGGCGCTCTACGGCTACGCCCGGTTCTCCGGCGATGCCGAACGCCTCGGCAGCGCGGTGAGCTGGTCGGCGTTCACGCTGATCCCGTACTCGCTGGTGCTGATCCACCTGCGCGTGTTCTACGCCAGGGAACAGGCGTGGACGCCCACCTGGATCATCATGGGCATCACCGCGGTGAAGGTGGCGTTCTCCGCGCTCGCGCCGGTGCTCGCCCGCGACAGCAGCGACGTGGTCATCATCCTCGGCGTCGCCACCGGCCTCGGCTTCACGGCGGGCGCGGTGGTCGGCGGCATCCTGCTGCACCGCAGCCTCGGCGATCTGCGCATGGCCAATGTCGGGCGCACGGTGACCCGGGTGCTGCTCGCCTCGGTGGCCGGTGGCGCGGTGATGCTCATCGTCGACACCGTCACCGGGCTCGACCGGATCTCCGGGGGCGCGGGCTCCCTGCTGCGGGTCACCATCGGCGCGGTGGTGCTGTTCTCGGTGGCGTTCGGGCTGATGCGCTTGGCCGGGGTACCGGAGGTCGTGGCGATCACCGTCGCGATCTCACGCAAGCTGGGTATCACCCCGCCCGCGCCGGACCTCGGACTCGACGACACACCGGCCGACAGCGACGACATCTACGCCACCACGGTCCTGCGTAGGCCCGATACCTACGGCTATCCGGCCTACGGGCAGTCCTTGGACACCCAGACCATGGTGCTGCCCGTGATCCGCCCCGGCACTGTTGACATCACCGGCCAAGCACAGTTCCCGTACGCTGTTCGGCAGACCGACACGGGTGGCGATTTCGTCAACACGCGGAAGTATCCGCACGGTCCGCACGATCAGCGAGACCAGTCCGAAGGAGGACCGAGGGTGAGCGATGACGCGGTGGGCGGCGCCCCGGCCGCTGATTCTGCGGCGCGCGCAGCAAGAGGGATGTCCACCGATGTCGATCCCACTGTGGCAGGCACGGCGGGATCCGGGCACGCCGACGCGCCCGACGATAGCGACACTCCGCAGGCCAACGGCCCGACGGACCACCACAACGAACCGGCCGACGCGCAGCACCACGTCGAGCCACCCCAGGACCACGCCCACGACACCGGCATGCTGCCGATCCCGCCGCTGCCACCGGCCGATCCGCGCCGTGCGCAGCGCGGACCCAAGCTCATCCCTGGCGCGTCCGTGGCGGGCGGCCGGTACCGCCTGCTCGCCGGTCACGGTGGCGCGCGCGGGCTGAAGTTCTGGCAGGCACTCGACATCAAGCTCGACCGCGAGGTCGCGCTGACCTTCGTCGACGCCGACCAGAAGTCCGGCGAGAACGCGGGCCACGACGGCCCGCAGGCCATCCTGTCGCGCACGCTGCGCCTTGGCCGGATCAATTCGCCCGGCCTGGCCAGGGTGCTCGACGTGGTCCGTGGCAGCTCGGGCGGCATCGTCGTCGCCGAGTGGACGCCCGGCCGGTCGCTGCGCGAGATGGCCGAGACGGTCCCCTCGCCGATCGGCGCGGCCAGGGCCATCAGGGCGCTCGCCTCGGCGGCCGAACTGGCCCATCGCGGCGGCGGTTCGCTGTCGATCGATCATCCCGACCGCATCCGGATCAGCGCCTCCGGTGACGCGGTGCTCGCCTTCCCCGGCACGCTCGGCGACGCCGACGCCCAGTCCGACGTGCGCGGCCTCGGTGCCATGCTCTACGCCCTGATCACCGCGCGCTGGCCGATTCGCGTCGGCGGTGTCACCGGGACCGCGGCCACCATCGGCGGCCTTCGTCTCGCCGATTTCGGGCCCGACGGCACACCGGTCGAACCGCGCCAGATCCGGCCGGAGGTGCCGTTCGAGATCTCGGCAGTCGCGGTTCGTTCGCTGGAATCGAACAAGGGTGTGCGCACCGCGGCGACCGTGCAGCATGTGCTCGAGCAGGCCTCGGTCGTCGACCAGAAGACCGATTTCATCCCGGTCCTGCGGCTCGGTCAGCGGGCGGTCGCCAGCGGTCCCGATTCGCTCGCCGATCCGGAACTGCTCGCGGCCGAACGGGAACGCTCGCAGCGGATGATGTGGATCATGGTCGGCCTCGGTGTGCTGGCCGCGCTGGTGGTCGGCGTGCTGATCTGGTGGATGGTCAGCATCTTCGCCCCCGGTGCCTCCGACAAGCCGCTGGACCAGCAGATCAACATCGGTCTCACCTCCAGCGTGGCACCACCCGCGGCGGCGGCCGTACCCGAGCCGTCGGGGGAGCCCGCGCCGCCGACGAGCGTGCCGGTGCCGGTCACCGGCGCCGCGGTGTTCTCTCCGGAGGGCACCCCGGACGGCGCGGCCACCGCGGACGCGGTACTCGACCAGAACCCGTCGACGCTGTGGCGCACCGATCAGTACTTCCAGCAGTTCCCCGCCCTCAAGAAGGGCGTGGGCCTGCTGGCCACGCTGCCGACCCCGGCCAAGCTGACCAATGTGTCGATCACCTCGCCGAGCGCGGGCAGCACGGTCGAGATCCGCACCTCGCCCAGTGAGACGCCGACGCTCGATCAGACCCAGCTGATCGGCACGGCCACGCTCGGTGACGGGGTCACCGACATCGCCGTGCAGACCGATCAGGCCGTTCGTTTCGTGCTCGTATGGATCAACGGACTGGCGAACTCGGGCGGTCAGTTCCAGACCGCGATCGCCGACGTCCGGTTCGACGCCGCGCCGTAAATTCGCCCGCGTTCTCGTTCCCACCGCCATCAGTGCAGGTGGTCGACTATTTCCGCATCGAACACCCGCGTTCATCGAACCGCGGTCCGGTTGGTGCGCGATTGTTATCAACGTTATGATCACTCCCGCGCTCTCCGCAGGGAGCTACCCAGGATTTGTCGACGTCGATCCTGGACGCCGCGTTGTAGTCAGGTGATGGTTCGGCCTCGTTCGCCGACGTGAAGTCGCCGTAATGAGCGCTGTCCAAGGGGTCGAGTGTTGTCGCCGGAAGTCAACGAGCACATCCGCGGGGGGAGAACGCGGCAGGTCGCGCCCCGTGACCGCTCGTTCGTTCTGGAGAACGGCAGCGACAAGGAACTGCTGGCCGCCCACGTGCGCGGGCAGCCGCACGCCTTCGCCGAGCTGCTGCGCAGGCACAAGGACCATCTGTGGCAGACCGCGCTGCGCACCTCCTACAGCCGCGAGGACGCCGCGGACTCCCTGCAGGACGCGCTGCTGTCGGCCCATCGCACAGCCGGCTCGTTCCGGGCCGAGGCCGAGGTACGGTCCTGGCTGCACGCCATCGTCGTCAACGCCTGCCTGGACCGGATCCGCCGCAACAAGACCCGCCGCGCCATCTCGGTGACCCCCGATACGATGCCCGAGGCCGTGGAGCCGCGCGACGAGTTCGCCGAGTACGAGTTGTCGACCGTGGTCGGCGAGGCGCTGTTCACCCTGCCGGAGGACCAGCGGCTGGCCCTGGTGATGGTCGAGATGGAAGGTCGTAGTGTGGCCGAGACGGCGGCCGCGCTCGGCGTGGCGGAGGGCACGATCAAGAGCAGATGCTCCCGAGCGCGCGTACGTTTGCAAGAACGTTTGGAATTTTTCCGGGATCCAGGGAACCGGATCTAGCCCGGATGCGTCATTAACAGTGACGAGTAAGTCAGCGATGTGAATCCTGCGATCCGAAATC
Proteins encoded in this window:
- a CDS encoding NUDIX hydrolase, with the translated sequence MRTVRETSAGGLVVDGLDGPRELRCAALIGRTDRRGRLLWSLPKGHIEAGETSEQTAMREVAEETGITGEVVAELGSIDYWFVTEGRRVHKTVHHFLLRSLGGELSDADVEVTQVAWVPLSELDSRLAYADERRLAEVANRLIDRMETGKR
- a CDS encoding DUF6049 family protein; translation: MTGGLFRLITAVLTILGSVSLLPAVADAQPNGSGSTTPKFLKLTMDAVSPGTVTTDSDPMLTVSGTVTNIGDRVVDDVSVRIQRAAAVTAPSGLRSSLLLDQVNYEVTGPFQDVAERLSPGQRKQFSVSIALRDGTGTASLGLTDPGVYPLLLNVNGEPAYGTQARLDDARFLLPVLGLPPAGGDAAGAAALPVAAPPEATPVATTLVWPLADRPRMVAGEPGSVNGQPELLDDELAVSLGKGGRLEQLVAALESVVPVPGQDQGVAGSVCIAIDPDLVSTVQTMTRGYRVLASPSDPSGATREGTGAENAQAWLDRLRALASSMCTVALPFAQVDLSAVAAVNDPGLSARALLAPADVVDSILGTRSLRGVSLPDSGSIDEPAGHLLRRHGYETAVLAASAVSADGAPADFDTALSSAPALLEPGAVVGGEQAAPDVVRVPAVSLEPQSSTPPVDPALRVTTFDIWSATALAAVGSNPPTPSFTPSKVRFDVANDSRPARLQDALGAMSWTALNPGPDRPRSQLLMPPQQWGANREEGIALLEQIELLTRHNLAAPRAFADLVAQAPDPRPFALEYLPRAAQDAAPPQYVAPIQAQGARVSELLRALVEIPESELTPLAFLTPAREDLLRALSLSDRRAEDNTLADLHAQRRIDQVTDELDTMFASVSVLPPGGVYTLASEQSPLLLVARNELPVAIRVTFRIEVPAETKITDIGEQLLPPSGTRSFQIPTEVSDSRKLVIPIALTTPEGIALGEATSVSVRSNAYGQALAIITACAAILLLLLAGRRLWRRFRGQPDPADEGFDPETQRRASRLRRARQRLQRQ
- a CDS encoding lipid II flippase MurJ, translating into MPGSSERTQVIARPEPVTVEKADKAETPQSANAKLLKDSGSIAFATLISRITGFAKQLLLLTVLGPAIASAFISANLIPNMIAELVLGAVLTAIVVPTLIRAEQEDADGGVAFVRRLVTAAFTVLFAATVLTAAATPILATQVFVASDGKVNTQLTMALTYLLVPAIFFYGASALFTAILNTRQAFKPGAWAPVLNNVVMLVVLAVYALTPGEISLDPVKMGDTKLLVLGIGVTAGVAAQALCLLPAIRRHGINLRPLWGIDARLKQFGKMAAAIILYVLISQIGMTVANHIASAADEAGPAIYTNAWLLLQLPYGVLGVTLLTAIMPRLSRNAANDDTPAVVDDLSVATRLTMIALIPVVTFLTVAGPSIGEALYGYARFSGDAERLGSAVSWSAFTLIPYSLVLIHLRVFYAREQAWTPTWIIMGITAVKVAFSALAPVLARDSSDVVIILGVATGLGFTAGAVVGGILLHRSLGDLRMANVGRTVTRVLLASVAGGAVMLIVDTVTGLDRISGGAGSLLRVTIGAVVLFSVAFGLMRLAGVPEVVAITVAISRKLGITPPAPDLGLDDTPADSDDIYATTVLRRPDTYGYPAYGQSLDTQTMVLPVIRPGTVDITGQAQFPYAVRQTDTGGDFVNTRKYPHGPHDQRDQSEGGPRVSDDAVGGAPAADSAARAARGMSTDVDPTVAGTAGSGHADAPDDSDTPQANGPTDHHNEPADAQHHVEPPQDHAHDTGMLPIPPLPPADPRRAQRGPKLIPGASVAGGRYRLLAGHGGARGLKFWQALDIKLDREVALTFVDADQKSGENAGHDGPQAILSRTLRLGRINSPGLARVLDVVRGSSGGIVVAEWTPGRSLREMAETVPSPIGAARAIRALASAAELAHRGGGSLSIDHPDRIRISASGDAVLAFPGTLGDADAQSDVRGLGAMLYALITARWPIRVGGVTGTAATIGGLRLADFGPDGTPVEPRQIRPEVPFEISAVAVRSLESNKGVRTAATVQHVLEQASVVDQKTDFIPVLRLGQRAVASGPDSLADPELLAAERERSQRMMWIMVGLGVLAALVVGVLIWWMVSIFAPGASDKPLDQQINIGLTSSVAPPAAAAVPEPSGEPAPPTSVPVPVTGAAVFSPEGTPDGAATADAVLDQNPSTLWRTDQYFQQFPALKKGVGLLATLPTPAKLTNVSITSPSAGSTVEIRTSPSETPTLDQTQLIGTATLGDGVTDIAVQTDQAVRFVLVWINGLANSGGQFQTAIADVRFDAAP
- the sigM gene encoding RNA polymerase sigma factor SigM — translated: MENGSDKELLAAHVRGQPHAFAELLRRHKDHLWQTALRTSYSREDAADSLQDALLSAHRTAGSFRAEAEVRSWLHAIVVNACLDRIRRNKTRRAISVTPDTMPEAVEPRDEFAEYELSTVVGEALFTLPEDQRLALVMVEMEGRSVAETAAALGVAEGTIKSRCSRARVRLQERLEFFRDPGNRI